TTACGAAGCAGTACAGACGTGTGGACTTTGGTCAAAATATTATCAAAGATCTTTAGGGAGAAGACGCCCACCTTTCAGGCCTGATGAGCACATAAATCCACTGGAAAACTTCAGGCCAGGCATCAAAATCCGTTGGATGACATGAAGATTCTCAGTCTTAAGTAAGAGTGAAGGACCTCCTTGAAGTCTGGTAAGCAGTCAAAAGTTCATTAAATGGACTTAAATGCAGATAACTAAGATTTAATCACTAAGTTTAAGGCTTTCCCTATAgttagcagagaaaaataaaaacaccttaAACATTGATTCCTACGACCTCTTTTGAACATCAACCTTAGCAAGGGATGAAGTATTCTCTGTAGTTGCCTGCGTCTTGCTAATAAATCTAAAGGGAGCCTACATACCTAACTCAGACTTAAACACTGGAAAGCTGTATGTCTGAGAAAAGAATAATCCCCCCCCCAAGTTTTGAGATGACTGTGCTCTTGAGATACTTATGGCTACATACATGATTTACGTGCCTTCTGCACAATAATGGAAATTAAGAATGCAAATTCCATCGGAGGTTTTGAAAATTTTGACTTCTATGTGCAACAGGCAGGCAACATAGTATGCGTTCTTAAGCTGACTTTCACATCTACCCCACAATTTGCTGGAAGATACATGTAGCTGGCATGAAAACACCAAACTTTTGACATCTTCAGCAGAGAAAGCTCCATCTGTGCTGCACTTACAGTCTGTGCAGAAGTGTAAGTACTACTACAGTATCACCTCTGATCAAATGTGATGGTCTATCTCAGGATGAGATTAACTGTGCTCTAGAAGTGCTTCTCTGTCTTCATTGACTAAAGGGAGCTGAGGAGACTGGttcagatataaatatatatttataaaaaagtaGAATTCTAAACTTATGTGAAATGTAACTCACACCAAGGATCTATTGGAACTagctaaaagaaaaatccataaaGATTGAAAATTTAGGCTCGGAAGTAGTTTTTGGTGAGGGGACATACTTTTCTTTGATaactgttttgttgtgtttttgtttgttttgttttccaaccAGACTTAGTCACTCTTTGTGGATATTTGACATACATACTTACCTATTCATCTGTCTTACGTAGAGTGGTAAGGCAAAAGATACACAGAGTTGAGGGAGGATCAGCTACATTGTGCGATATACCTAGGAAAGTGGCAGCCGGAGACCAGAGAAGATGCTTTAGAGCATCTAAAATGGcaagttctttctttttcatcaagTGAATCTCCTCCTTCCTGCACCTAGGTCTATATATCTATTCCTACCTTTATGTCTAAATCCAAAGGTCGGTCTGTCTGTCTATCAGACAGTCGCTCTATCTACCTATCTGTCCATCAGGCGTGATCCCAAGATATTGATCTGAGGGTAGCCAGGAAAGGAGAGTTcaagatttttcagaagaaaataaatgggaaataaGTGTAGGCTTAAGGTTATAAAGGAAATAACAGAGTAAGAATAATAACAAAAGAATCGTTAGCAATTCCCTGGAATACTTTGCCTCAGGGGAAAGGATACGTTTGGCTCCCTTAGAGCAAGGCTAGTTGCAAAGGCTAAGTTATCAGCAAGAAACAAGTTTTTCAAATTCCTCCTAAAAATAAGTGGAGAGAAGGCAATTCCTCGAGGGGCAGTTCAGGATGAGTCCGTTTTGCAGATCAGGTTTGCTCTTtgagaaagaatggaaaatgtTCTACCTTCCTGTCaacacaacatttcttttcactgaaaggaaagaCTTACAAGGAAATCAAAAGGCTGTTCACCAAAATCATGAAAAATGTAATGGTGACACAATTCCAGCATGTGTTCAGTAACCAAGGTTTGAATTCCTCTGTATTAATCAAGATAATTAAGACCGATATCTGAGTCTAAACTACATGTCTATTCTCCCTCTAACTCAACAGCGAGCTTGAAGCCTCTCCAGAGGCTTACTCTTTCCACCTGCTTTAGATACTCATTTTGTGTGGGATAAATCATCCTCTGAAGATCGGCCATAGCAAATGGCTGACAAATAGGCTTCCATTTTGACTACAGTCCTTAGACATGGAAGATGGGATTCAACTGCAGACAATGTATACTTCTGCAGCTGAGCTAGCCATCAAGACATGATCTAcagtcaaaggaaataaaaaatttacATATTGAATGCAGTTTATCTGACTTGTTTTCCATAATTAGTTTGTGGAGAGATGTAAAGAACGTGTTTCTCTCCATGTGGTTGCTTTTTTATTCCATTGTTTTATCATCGGACTCTCTGCTATGTGTAGTGACACAAGCATAgatgtgcatgtgcatatacatatattcatatatctgGTTTCGTTTTGTCATAATTAAGGGCACAGCTTTTGTGCTCAGCCTCTGTCATTTAAGTTTCAAATGATCTGTACTTAAGTGTCGATTTTTCAGGCTCTGTTTGGGCCGTTCCTTAAAAAGCTAACGGCATAATCTAAATTAAGAAAGCATTcattaaaagagtaaaaaaaacttcagtaaggaacaaaaaaaaatagaaagtactagtgttttttttttaaaaggaatcatcATGGCTGGTTATTGTGGGAAATTAGCACAGCAAAGATGAACACCAAGAGATGAAAAGTACTACATGCACTAGTACCCAGTAAAagagtgggggagggggggaggaggaaggggaagggaggaagggacagcAGTCAGTGTACCAAtgactctctttttttcctatctagCTGTATTGCTCTTTTATAGAGAAAAAGTATATATTCTTTGTTCTGCAGACCTACTTTCTGATGTCACTATTGCTGATTAAAAGTCTAACATACCTCAGTGTTATGTACGTTCATGTTCAGTAATATTTCCTGGGTCGTAATTTGTGTTTTTACAGCTAAACGTTTAGAATATCTTTCATTCTTATTGTATGTGACTTTTACCcctaaatattaaagaaatattgcTTGCATGTTGTTTGTTTCTAAATTAGCATTTGGTTAGTTATATTATTACCCCAGAATGAtagcaaaaatagattttttcatCCATTTCCAGTAATATGTTCTACTTTACTAAGTAGGTCACAAGAAAAtgcaatcaaaaaaataaaaataattaccatCAATTATATTAGCTCTAACTGAAAATGGGTTGGAAActgaaaaaggttaaaaaagtgaagaatcagctgaaaaacaattttttaatgatttttaccATTTCTGACTGCTTTGCAGCTATTCTTACGgtttctatatattttatatattgttatatatttatagatTTATCTGCACAAAACTTTTAGCTGTAACTGCAGTAGTATAGCGATCTAAAAAGGAGGTGTGCTCGCATGCAAACATATATTATTACTGAAAAGCGCTACATATGCATGTAACTTCTTACACGTACAGCATTTCAAATATTATCTATGcatcatttaaatatatatgtggaGCAAAAGAATTGTTTAGTCTATgcaataacatttttgtttttagtctACATGTTTCCATTATTTGGCCTTTCTCAAATTATTCATCTTGCTTCCTGAAATTATGATGAGAAATAGCTTGATTTTTTActtaagtgaaaaaaagaaacagagttgCTTTATAGAAGAGACACAAGGGGATCAGCTCATTCACATTTAGAAATCTGTACTATAAAACCCATCTAAATGCCTTCTTTAATTGATGAAAACAGCTACTTCTGAGGTGAAAATTACCTATTAGagattaaaaaagggaaattgtGCTACCTACTTAGATGTATAAATCTAAAATTGTCCTCACCCTAAGATTCTTTGCAGGAAGGGCTGAATATAAACAGGACCAGAGCAGTTCTCAGGGCATacagactgatttttttgaaTTGTTCTGAAAAGCTAACCAAAGCTCATCTTGGAAAATGAGCGTTTATGCTTGTGTCCATACCAGAACGCTCACAAAGAAGAGGTTTCTGAGTAGGAGAGGATCTTGAGCCTTCTAAGGAACAGTAGATGCCTCATATTTAATTCTCAGTGTGTGATTTTTGTGGTGCAAATAAtgcttttaaattcttattttttcttatttctcttgtGCACAACCGATGCTGATTTCATTAGATGCACCTTAAATAAATCATAAAGATGTATCTATGCTTTAATATATAGATacagaaaacagtaataaatgtCTAATGCCCATTGGCCTTCCCATTTCAATAggaactgaaagattttagacttAGACATTTTTCTGCTCAAGACTAGGCATTTGATTGGGACTCTCAAGTTAGGAATCAGAATGAGTTTTGTCCCAACTAATTTAAGGCATCTACCGTACAGACATTCACAATTGGACTAGACACTATAGGTTTCCTTTGTAGCCAGCAAACAGAAATAGATCCATCTTTGGCATAATTTATCTGCCTTAATTGAGATGTGACTGAGGTTAATGCTTGTTAGAAATGGTAACTtctcttttcacttttcatttgatGGAGGGAGTTGGATTAAGCACTCTTGATTTGACTTCAGAGATTTCTAGTACACAGGGACCATATGCCACAAGGGACATATAGCTCACCCTGTGCAGAGCGTGATGCATGCACAGAAGGAAACTGTGGTTTGGGTTCACTGTCCCAAAAATGAGTTGTAGGATTGCCTGGGTCTCCAAAGTTTGATTTGATTTTAGTAGCGCTAAAAGGCATAAGACATCTGGGTAAAGATTCATCTTTCTTAATTTTGTATATTCAGTACTTATGCATGCTGTCTAAATTAGTCATTTAGTCAACgaacagcaacagaaacattTGAAGAGTGACACCAGTCTTAAGATGTGATAAACTGCTCTGTCAAGGTCCAGCCTATCTTCATTGATACAGGTGGGAACCCAGGTGACTAGCCTAGAATTAGACAACTGACTTCTAGATGATTAAACTGAGGTGAGATGAATCTCTCCTCTGAAGGgcaaagaaactgaaatgaaattttagatTCTGTTTGTATTAGTTCCTGAGGGAGCCTCGCAGACAGAGGTTTTGCTGCCTCATTGATGTGGTTGAAagttctggaggagaaaaaaaggctttccaaGTTAGCTCCTTGTTTCTCCCACTTTCCCTACTGCCCCTTGAGCCAATCTTACTTGGACAAAGTGTCCTTTTGCCTCAGAAGTACTTTCCTCATGCCTTGCTTGATATCGTTGTTCCTTAGGCTATAGATGACAGGGTTCAGGACTGGAGTAACCACAGAGTAAAAGACAGAGACAACCTTGTTGAAATCAAAAGCCTGGATGGTCTTGATGCGGATGTACATGAAGATGGTGGTCCCATAGAAGATGGTGACAATGGTCAGATGAGAGGCACAGGTAGAGAAGGCTTTGCTGCGTCCTTCAGCTGTGGGTATGCTCAAGATGGTGGCCACAATGAAGGTGTAGGAGACCATGGTGAGGATGAAGGAGCTCAAAAGTACTATTGTGCCCACCACAAAGTTGATGACCTCGATTTCAAAGATGTCCTGGCATGAGAGCGCCAGCAGAGGTGGTGAGTCACAGAAGAAGTGGTTGATGATGTTGGAACCACAGAAGGGCAGGCGGAAGATGAAGGCGGTGGGAAGAGCAGGGGCAAGGAAGCCACCCAACCAAGACCCCAGAGCAAGCCGTAAACAAGCTTTCCGATCCATAATGGTGGTATAATGCAGTGGATTGCAAATGGCCAcatagcggtcataggccatggcAGTCAGCAGTAAGCACTCAGCTGAGCCAAGGAAGAAGAAGATGTACATCTGTGTGAAACAGCCAGTGACAGAGATGGTCTGTGACTGAATGGCAATGTTGGCCAGCATCTTTGGCACTGTCACAGTTGTGTAgccaatctccaggaaggagaggTTGCTTACAAAAAAATACATCGGAGTATGAAGGTGGTAGTCCATACCAATGACCAGGATGATGGCCATATTCTCGGTGAAGGTCAGCACATACATCAGCATGAAGATGGCAAAGAGAAGCAGTTCGACTTCCCTGACATGGGGAAATCCCAGGATGATGAATTCAGTTACCAGAGTCCTGTTGCCAGAAACCCTGTCCTAGTGGGGATAGGGAAATGGAAATACAGTGAAGGATGCTATTCAGATCAGTCTGAAGGGAAAAACAAGGGGGAGGGGAGTGGTAATTTTTACCACCTGCCACAGACAGCTGACACAGCTCATCTGGATTCTGCATCTCCCTCAGGGTAATCCATCTTTTTCCACTGACAATATCAAGGCTGGACAATACTGTTTTGTACACCTAAGACAGGGTATATTTACAGTGTTAAATACTTTAGTTTCCTAGTTCACTCCTTGTTCCTGATCCCCTGCCAATATTGCATGTACATTAATTCATCCATGCTCTTGAGTTTAGCAAATTTATTCCCTCAGAGGaggaaataaagaatatttcACTCCAGGGATCACTCTCTGTAGGCTTCATGGATGACACTATACTGAGACTAATTCCTTCAACATGACAAACTTTTTCAACACTATTCCAGCTGGCCTGACAGCCTCAAAACCACCATGTAGTTTTGTACCGCTTCTACCAGGCATTATGGAAAGCAACGCAAACCTAtgattttatattataaaaacaCCTATTTTGTGATAGCCACACAGCTCTTTCGTTATTTAAAGCACTTAGAAACTAAAAAAGCAGAGCTGCTtcgtttctttgtttgttagttggTTTTAGGACCCCAAGatcacagcacagaggagagtGAAGGCTGTGCAATACGTAGATAATCAGTCCCAGTCCAGCGGGCACCAACCCTGAACTGTGTGGATACGAGTTTCTCTGTACCACACAGCTGAAGGACCAGGCATTACTCCTTGGGACAGGTGTCTTTCATATCATTGTCGCCACAGGCACTGCAAAGCAATGTCTGTTCTAGGATACCTCTGAGGTAACTTCATAATCTGAGAGATTTAATATTTACATCTCAGCAAGCCAGCATTGGCTATTTCTTTAATGAATTATGGGAAGAGAAAAACACACTAGATCCCAAAGGCCTTCTGATTTAGCAGCatattaaaaagtgaaaactTAGTAAGGTTAGCTGTGTTTCAATTAACATGCCCATTTATTAAAGGAATGACAAATTTAAACCCTTTTGGATGCAAAATtatgaaatgcaaatacaaagtATCCCCAAATAGCATCAAAAGGATAACCCTTTAGTCAAAAAATgccataaaacaaaagaaaaagaacaactgaACCAGTaacatttttgaaggaaaattaactgaaaatgGTACGTGCTTAAATTTTATGCCCAAAGATAATTCTATAGCTCAAATTCACATAGAtccctccctcaaaaaaaaccctgtcTAAGAGCTAGAAAGGGAGTAACTGACGAAACAGACTTTTCTTCTCATGCTTctacctttttccttcctttgttgtgcaaaaaaaatcaatactgaaGTGGAATGAAACCCAAATGTTGAGTTTAGCGAgatattttccagaaataaaatataaaagtatatatttttttcattggcTGCAGTTTTGAGGGAAATTTTCAAGTAGTCTAATGTAATTTAATACTTGTGATTTGGTACCAAACAAGCAGAGATGCTCTAAAATGTATTCTGTTTGGAAGAGCCAAAGGTCACAACAATCTCCTTTTCAAGTATCTCATATCAAGTAGCTCTGAGATTGCACGTCAAAAGTTAcatgtttatttgttttggaaaatttatttaaattacattGCTGAGAGAAGCTGTAATGGGCAGAGACCAGAAGGTTGtagatttggggatttttttgtttttcccttacagTTCATGCTTGTATTCATCTTCTGTTTACATTACCTGATAGTAATACATGGAGCAGACTTTGCTAGAGTTGCCATGGAGAAATCATAAGGATTCTATTTTGCTGTTGAAAACATCAGCGTTCTAGGGCAATACATGAGGTGGTTTCAATAATAAGCATTCATCAATTAAAAAGTCTTACCATGGCAGTCCCTCCACCGTCAAAAATAACCCTAAATGTTCTTAGCGTGCTTAGTTTGTTGCCATTTGTATGGTGATGGAAtctgagaaaaacaaatacagaatatTAATAGGATAGTTTGTGATGGACTGTCATTACAGTAATCCTTGCCTAGTTGCTCCACGGGTTTATTTATAGTTCTATTAGTGAACTATAATATTTGCttccatatttaaataaaaaatctgaTTATTAATTAATAAAGGTCCAGATATGtcaattaataaatattaaatattagaaTTATATG
The sequence above is a segment of the Struthio camelus isolate bStrCam1 chromosome 25, bStrCam1.hap1, whole genome shotgun sequence genome. Coding sequences within it:
- the LOC104144832 gene encoding olfactory receptor 6F1-like; the encoded protein is MTVDWVHDIRARDEVLIKVYSRKSKPEPKEEGPYTVLLCFYFAVKVAGIPITLSDKRTLSLLIPEIGPYAIKNDVNDVVKQYWSLYGPLRDFTNEWPLAGLYTTDHNPLSLALQPVFTESQNHRIAKVGSDLWRSSNPTPLLMQSHLEHVTQDCVQDRVSGNRTLVTEFIILGFPHVREVELLLFAIFMLMYVLTFTENMAIILVIGMDYHLHTPMYFFVSNLSFLEIGYTTVTVPKMLANIAIQSQTISVTGCFTQMYIFFFLGSAECLLLTAMAYDRYVAICNPLHYTTIMDRKACLRLALGSWLGGFLAPALPTAFIFRLPFCGSNIINHFFCDSPPLLALSCQDIFEIEVINFVVGTIVLLSSFILTMVSYTFIVATILSIPTAEGRSKAFSTCASHLTIVTIFYGTTIFMYIRIKTIQAFDFNKVVSVFYSVVTPVLNPVIYSLRNNDIKQGMRKVLLRQKDTLSK